GTTGATCTATGTTCGGTCGGCTGCTAGAGCCAGTCGCGGTGCTTGAAGACGAAGTACAGGCTGACGCAGACGACGCCCATCAGGCCGATGGCCAGGGGGTATCCGAAGCCCCAGTGCAACTCCGGCATGTTCTGGAAGTTCATGCCGTAGACCGTTCCCACAAGTGTGGGTGCGAACAGAATGGCCGCCCACGAGGAGATCTTCTTGATCTCCTCGTTCTGCTCGAAGCCCGCTTCCGCCAGCGCTCGCATTTCCGCGTTCTGCTGCTGTGTCACCAGCGTCGTGTTGACCGCCAGAATATCCGCCAGCGCCTGGCGGAAACCGTCCACGCGCTCGCTGGTGTGGGTGACGTGGTCGGCAACGTCGCGCAGGTAGCGCTGGAGTTCCTCGTCCGTGCCGTATTTGGCGAAGCCTGCCATCAGGCCGTGCAGCATGCCCACCAGAGGGCGGGTGGCGCGTTGGAACTCGACCATTTCGCGGGAGAGTTCGTAGATGCGGCGGGACGCGGCGGGGTCGCCGCTGAAGACCTCGGTCTCGATCTCGTCGATGTCGTTCTGCACCCCGGCAACCACCGGGGCGTAGCCGTCGACCACCGCGTCGAGGATGGCGTAAAGCACTGCCTCGGGGCCCAGCGTCAGCAGTTCCGGGTCGTCCTCCATGCGGCGGCGCACCGAGGAGAGGTCAGGGGCGGCGCCGTGGCGGACCGTGATGACGAAGTCGCGGCCTACGAAGACATGGAGCTCGCCGAAGTCGACCTCTTCCTGCGCGTCGAGGTAGCGGGCCGCGCGCAGTACGACGAAGAGTGTCTCGCCGTAGCGTTCCAGCTTGGGGCGTTGGTGAGCCTCCATCGCGTCCTCGACCGCCAGCTCGTGGAGGTCGAACTCCTCGGCCAGTGTCAGCAGTTCGGACTCGGTCGGCCGGTGCAGTCCGATCCAGGCCATGCCGCGCGGTTCTTCGCGTAGTTGGCGGAAGGTCTCGGCGAGTGAATCGGGGCTGGAGACGCGCCGGCCGTCGCGGTAGAGCGCGGCCTGGACGATGCTCCCCTGATCTTTCTGGATCGGGGAGGGTGCCCCTGGGGCATGCTGCGCTGAGCCGCCCGAACCGCCTGTCGGAGTGAACCGGCGGCGCCAGGCGTGCTTCCTCGGGGTCGTGTCGGGGCGGGCCCTTCGCTCGGACATCCTGGTCACCTCCCGTGATCGCGTACCCGGTCTGAGCAGGATATACACGAGCGTCGGATTGCGGACATGGGCTGTCCGCAAGGACCCTCGTGGCGCGCCGCGATGCCGTTGGTCATCGGACCGGGCTCACTCGAAGCCGGCGTGTCGTGAACTGCTGCTCCTTACGGGGGAAGGCCTGCGTCACCAGCCGCGCTCGAGTGTGGACGCGAGATGCTCGTACCCGACCAGCGATTGTGTGATTGCAGGTAGGAGAGAGCGCCATGCGGATCCCCATGACCATCGCCGACTTTCTCGACCGGGCCGAGCTCGGGTTCTCCGACAGCCCCGGTGTGATCGACGAACTCGACCAACCGGCACCATCGGTGCCCGACGCCACCTACGGGCAGCTCGGTGTGCGCGTGCGCGCCTGGCAGGCGGGGCTGGATGCGATCGGGGTCGGTGAAGGCGAGCGTGTGGCCGTAGTCAGCCACAATTCCGCGCGGCTGCTTGAACTGCTCTTCGCGGTGCCCATGAGCGGGCGGGTGTGCGTGCCGGTCAACTTCCGTCTGAAGCCGGACGAGGTCGACTACGTCGTACGGCAGAGCGGCTCGTCGGTGCTCCTCGTGGACCCGGAGCTGGACGAGGGGCTGTCGGAGGTCAAGGCACAGCATCGCTTCGTGCTCGGTGAGCAGACCGATGCGGAGCTCATGCGGTTCGGGGTGGAGCCGCGCCCCTGGTCGCAGCCGGACGAGGACGCCACCGCGACCATCAACTACACATCGGGCACCACCGCCCGCCCCAAGGGTGTCCAGCTCACGCATCGCAACATCTGGGTGAACGGCCTGACTTTCGGGTTGCACACCCGTGCCTGGGAGCGGGACGTCTATCTGCACACCCTGCCGATGTTCCACTGCAACGGCTGGGGCATGCCGTTCGTGATGGCCGGGCTCGGTGCCAAGCAGGTCGTGCTGCGCAAGGTCGACGGCACCGAGATCCTGCGCCGAGTCGAGGCACACGGCGTCACTTTGATGTGCGGTGCGCCCGCGGTGTGGAACGCGGTGCTGGACGCGGCGGCCACCTGGGGAGGGGAGATTCCGGGCCGTGACCGGGTGCGCATCGTCTGCGCGGGTGCCCCGCCGCCGAGCCGGACCATCCAGCGGGTGGGAGAAGAGTTGGGCTGGGAGTTCACCCAGATCTACGGCCTGACGGAGACCTCACCGCTGCTCACCTTCAATCGCACCCGCCTCGCCGATGTGGGCCTGCCCGCCGAGGAGCGTGCGCACAAGCTGTCCCGTGCCGGGCTTCCGGCGCTCGGTGTGAAGATGCGGGTGTCCGACTCCGGCGAGGTCCTCACCAGGTCGAACGTGGTGCTCGACGGCTACTGGGAGAAGCCCGACGAGACAGCGGCGGCACTCCAGGACGGCTGGTTCCACACCGGTGACGGTGGCACCATCGATCTGCGGGACGGCCATCTGACGATCTCCGACCGGAAGAAGGATGTCATCATCACCGGTGGCGAGAACGTGTCGTCGATCGAGGTCGAGGACACCATCTTCAGCCACCCGGCCGTCGCGGAGGTCGCAGTCATCGGCGTGCCCGACGAGAAGTGGGGGGAGACCATCAAGGCGCTGGTGGTCCTCGCCGAGGGAGCCACCGTGCGTGAAGCGGACATCATCGCCCACTGCAAGCAGCGCATGGCGGGCTTCAAGGCGCCCACATCGGTCGAGTTCCGCGACTCCATTCCGCGCACCGCCACCGGCAAGATCCAGAAGTTCAAGCTTCGTGAGCCATATTGGGAAGGCACTGGACGCCAGGTGAACTGAAGCCATCCATAGGGGAGTTACGGGCGGGAGCCAGCTGCCCCGGCAGATGGGGTACGTGCCGGAGTGCGTACAGTGATCCACATGCCCGAATTGCAGCTGCTCCGCCCGGACCACGCCCCCGCGCTCCTTGCCTTCGAGCGCGAGAACCGGGCCTACTTCGCCGCGTCCGTTCCTGACCGGGGCGACGACTACTTCCGAGACTTCGAGGAGCGGCACAGTGCCCTGCTCGCCGAACAGGCGGCAGGCTACTGCTACTTCCACGTGCTGGTGGACCCCGAAGGCGAGATCCTGGGGCGGCTCAATCTGGTGGACGTGGCGGACGGCGCGGCCGAACTCGGCTACCGCATCGCCAAGCGCGCCGCGGGCCGCGGCCTCGCCACCCGGGCCGTCCAGGAGCTGTGTCAGCGTGCCGAGGGCGAGTACGGGCTGACACCACTGAGGGCCGAGACCACACTCGACAACCCGGCGTCCCAGGCCGTGCTCACCCGCACCGGGTTCGGCGTCGTCGGCGAGACAGAGCTCGACGGCCGCCCAGGCCTGTCGTACCTCCGCAGGCTCGACTCCCACGGGTCCGACGCCACCAACGCCCCCAACCCTCGCCGTTGAATCGGTTCTCCACGACCTCCGCGCGGGTGGGCTCGTCACGAGCCGGGCGCCGCCGGCGCCGCCATGCCCGTGTCTCATACCTGCCGGAGAGTGATACGTCTGATGATCCACGTCTCAGACACGTCCTCGTCACCACGGCCAACACCTCGCCTCACCGTTAGCATGGCGGGCCATGGAGCCGCCAGCCCACCCCTCGTCCGGGCCGCCCCGCTCGCTGCAGCTCGCGGTGACGCTTCTGGTCGCGGCGGCCGGGTCGCTGGAGACGATCTCCTTCCTCGGCTTGGACCGTGTCTTCGCCGGAGTGATGACCAGCAATCTCGCGCTGATGGGTATGGCCATCGGGCAGCAACAGGCCCTGAATGTGACCGCTGCCGCCCTGGCGCTGGCCGGGTTCGGCGTCGGTGCCGCGGCGGCCGCCCGGGTCACCCGGTGCAGCGAGATCCGTGAAGGGCGCTGGCATCCACGGGTGATGTTCTGCCTGATCGCGACGACCGTCATTCTCGTCGCGATCGCGGGGGCCTGGGCCGCCCTCGACGGCGCACCGCGCGGGGTCACCAGAAACCTGCTCCAGTTCGCGGCGGCCGTCTCCATGGGCGTCGAGTCCACCGCCATGGTGGCTGCGGGCCACGCCGCCGCCCCCACCACCTATCTGACCGGCACCATGGCCACCTATATCGTCAATGGGGTCGGATCGGGCCGCCAGGAGATCTGGATTCCGGTGCGGTTCGGCGCACTGATCGTGGGCGCAGCCCTTTCCGCCGCGCTGTTGAAAACCGCACCCGCCTGGGCGGCGGTGCCACCGGTCGCGCTGATGCTCTGTGCCCTGCTTGCCGCGCGCAGCCGCCGACCCGGACGATGAGGTCGACGATCGGCTGGCCGCGCGCATCGGCGACAGCTCAGCCGACCGGCGATCCCTCCTCGGCGGGGACGCCGATGAGCGGCTTCACGGGCTGATATTCCGGCAGCACTCGGGGGAGGATCCCGGCAGTCGACGAGGTATGACGGGAAGGGAACTGCGATGGCGGGGAAGGACACGGGGACGGCCAGGGCGCTCTCGTACACACACGGCACGGGCTCCGTTCCACTGCTCGGAGAAACGATCGGACGCAACCTCGACCGTACGATCGCCCGGTGCGCGGAACGGGAGGCGCTGGTCGATGTGCCGTCCGGGCGGCGCTGGACCTACGCGCAGTTCGGGGCGGACGTGGACGAGCTCGCGCGGGCGCTGCTCGCACGCGGGGTCGGCAAGGGCGACCGGGTCGGGATCTGGGCGGTCAACTGCCCCGAGTGGGTGCTGACGCAGTACGCCACCGCCCGGATCGGCGCGATCATGGTCAACATCAATCCGGCCTACCGCGCCCATGAGCTCGCCTACGTCCTCAACCAGGCCGGTGTCGGCATCCTGGTCGCCTCCCTCACCCACAAGACGAGCGACTACCGGGCACTGGTGGAACAGGTCCGCACCGAGTGCCCCGCACTGAGGTCCGTGCACTACATCGGCGACGACAGCTGGGCGGAGCTCCTCGCGTCGGCAGTGGGTGCGGGACGAGAAGAACTCGCCCGACGGGAAGAGCAGTTGTCGTGTGACGACCCCATCAACATCCAGTACACCTCAGGCACCACCGGCTTTCCCAAGGGTGCCACCCTCTCCCATCACAACATCCTCAACAACGGCTACTTCGTGGGCGAGATGATCGGTTACACCGAGCACGACCGACTGTGCCTTCCCGTCCCGTTCTATCACTGTTTTGGCATGGTCATGGGAAACATTGGCGCCACCTCACACGGCGCCTGTGTCGTCATCCCGGCGCCGTCCTTCGAGCCCGCCGCCACCCTTCGAGCGGTCCAGCAGGAGCGCTGCACCTCGCTGTACGGCGTACCGACGATGTTCATCGCCGAACTGAACCTGCCCGACTTCGCCGCGTACGACCTCGGCTCGCTGCGCACCGGCATCATGGCGGGCTCCCCCTGTCCTGTGGAGGTGATGAAGCGGGCGGTCGCCGAGATGAACATGGCGGAGGTGTCGATCTGCTACGGCATGACGGAGACCTCACCCGTCTCCACGCAGACCCGGCGTGACGACGATCTGGAGCGCCGCACCGGCACGGTGGGGCGGGCGCTGCCGCATATCGAGGTGAAGGTGGTCGATCCCGCCAGCGGGATCACTCTGCCGCGTGGTGAGGCGGGGGAGCTGTGCACCCGTGGCTACAGCGTGATGCTCGGCTACTGGGACGAGCCCGACAAGACCGCCGAGGCGATCGACGCGGGGCGCTGGATGCACACGGGGGATCTGGCCGTCATCCGCGACGACGGGTACGTCCAGATCGTGGGCCGTATCAAGGACATGATCATCCGCGGCGGCGAGAACGTGTACCCGCGCGAGATCGAGGAGTTCCTCCACGTCCACCCGAAGATCGCCGACGTGCAGGTCGTCGGCGTGGCGGATGAGCGGTACGGGGAGGAGATCCTCGCTGTCGTCATCGCCCGCGACCCCGCCGATCCGCCGACACTGGACGAGGTCGCCGGCTTCTGTCGCGAGCAGCTCGCCCACTACAAGATCCCCCGGCGGTTGGAGGTCGTGGACGCTTTCCCGATGACGGTCAGCGGCAAGGTGCGGAAGGTGGAGTTGCGGGAGCGCTACGGCTGAGCGTTCCCGAAGGGGCAGGGCGGGTGCCGTGCAGCTCAGGAGCGGGCGGCGCCTGTGGCGTAGGCGACGAAGCCGGATGGTCGCGTGCCGGGGCGCGACTTCGAACTCCGGCTCTTTCTTGACGAGCTGACGCCCCGTGTGGAGGGGGCCGACACGCGTGATGCACGGTGTCCGCCGATTTCGCGGGAGTTGACCGTGTCCGCGCCGCCTGCCGACCGGGGCTGCATCTCATGGGGGCGCTCGCCGGCCGGTGCCAGGTGCTGGAGCGGGTGCGGATGGGAGACCGTGCGGGCCGAACGCGACCTGGCGCACTCGCCGTGCGGCCCGGCTCAGGAACGGCCCGGTGGCAGCAGTGCGTCCGCCGGGCCGTTCACCGGCTGCGGTGTGCCGGTGAGATCCATGACGAACAGCGGGATGCCGAGGTCGTCCGCGCGAGCGCGGGCTTCGGTCGCGTAGCCCGCGAGCGAGAAGAAGATCCCCACCGCATCCTCGTTCAGCCCGTTCAACCAGAGACATTCGACAGCGCTCATCGTGGCCGGACGTGTGGTGGGATCGACCTGGGCGACCAGGCCGGGGCCGCGCAGGGCGAGGCCGGTGGCGTACCAGCCCTTCTGCTGGACGATCTCCTCGAAGCCGAGCCAGCGCAGATACAGCGCCGCCGTGGTCACCGCGTCGTCAGCCGTGCGGATCGTGACCGGGCGGAAGGTGGGGCGCGGCGCGGGGGCGGTGCAGGGTGGGGGGATGTGTGTGGGCAGCCCTGCCCGGCTGCCGCGGGCCTCCGCCGCTGCCGGTGACCGGACCGACGGGGGCACCGGGGGCGCCTGAGGTCCCGAAGGGACGGGCGGTGGTGCGGGCGACGCGGCGGGTCTGGGGGGTGAGGTCACCGGGCGTACCGGTATCCGCAGCACTGTCCCGCAGGGGCAGCCGAGCTCCGGCTGCGGCCATTGGTCCCGGCGTCCGCAGTTCTGGCAGCGGGCGGTGACCCAGTCCTCGGTCCAGGTGCGGTGGGTGATCGGTTGGGCGGGTGCGCCGCGCAGCAGCGGAGGCGCGACCGGAGCGCCGCACGCGCAAGGATAGACCGGTGCCGCGAAGGTGTGCGTACGGCGGCAGACCGGGCAGCGAACCGGTACCTGATCTCCCATTCTTCCCCGTCCCCCCTCGGGCGGCGCAGTCGTGCCTCGTGCGTGCCTCATGCGCGCATCGGACATACCTCGGGTGCACCTCTGTCGTCTTCGTGACGTCGGTCACGCCTCCTGGGTTCCATCGTCCACCACGCGTCAGTCCTGGGGGAGGGACTTCGGCCATCCGGCAGGGCGTCGCGGCCCCGTGCCGTCCGCATTCCCTTGACGTCCCCCTTCATGCGTCCTACTTTGATTCCGAATAACAGAAGTTATATTCCGTATTGCGGAAAATGAAAAAACGCGACGAAGTCCGATCCGCCAGGCCGAAGCAGGAGCCCCTCATGCCTCGTATGACAGCCGCCCGAGCGGCAGTTGAGATCCTCAAGCGCGAAGGCGTCACGCATGCGTTCGGCGTGCCGGGCGCGGCGATCAACCCCTTCTACAAGGCACTCCAGGAGGGCGGCGGCATCGACCACACCCTCGCCCGCCATGTGGAAGGCGCCTCGCACATGGCCGAGGGGTACACCCGCACCGCCCCGGGGAACATCGGTGTCTGCATCGGTACGTCCGGTCCGGCGGGCACCGACATGATCACCGGGCTGTACTCGGCGAGCGGTGACTCGATTCCGATCCTGTGCATCACCGGGCAGGCCCCGACGCATGTGATCCACAAGGAGGACTTCCAGGCCGTCGATATCGCCGCCATCGCCGGTCCCGTCACCAAGGCGGCCACCACCGTGCTCGAAGCGGCGCAGGTTCCGGGGGTGTTCCAGCAGGCGTTCCATCTGATGCGCTCCGGCCGACCCGGTCCCGTGCTGATCGACCTGCCCATCGACGTCCAGATGACCGAGATCGAGTTCGACCCGGATACGTACGAGCCGCTGCCGGTCTACAAGCCCGCGGCGACCCGTGCCCAGGTCGAGAAGGCGATCTCGTACCTGCTCGCGTCCGAGCGGCCGCTGATCGTCGCGGGGGGCGGTGTCATCGGCGCGGACGCGAGCGAGCTGCTGGTGGAGTTCGCGGAGCTGACCGGCACACCCGTCATCCCGACCCTGATGGGTTGGGGGGCCATCCCGGACGACCATGAGTTGAACGCCGGAATGGCCGGTCTCCAGACCGCGCACCGCTACGGCAACGCCAACTTCCTGGAGTCCGACTTCGTCCTCGGCATCGGCAACCGCTGGGCCAACCGGCACACCGGCTACAAGCTCGATGTCTACACCAGGGGCCGTACATTCGTGCATGTGGACATCGAGCCCACCCAGATCGGCAAGATCTTCGCCCCCGACTTCGGCATCACCTCGGACGCCAGGGCGGCCCTGGAGCTGTTCGTGGAAGTCGCCAGGGAGCTGGAGGCGGCGGGCAGGCTGCCCGACCGCACCGAATGGGTCCGCTCGACCCAGGAGCGCAAGGCCACCTTGCAGCGGCGTACGCACTTCGACGACGTGCCGCTGAAGCCGCAGCGCGTGTACGAGGAGATGAACAAGGCCTTCGGGCCCGAGACCCGCTACGTCACCACCATCGGGCTCTCCCAGATCGCGGGAGCGCAGATGCTGCACGTCTACCGGCCGCGTCACTGGATCAACTGCGGGCAGGCGGGGCCGCTCGGCTGGACCATCCCGGCCGCTCTGGGCGTGGCCAAGGCCGATCCGCAGGCGCAGGTCGTGGCGCTGTCGGGGGACTACGACTTCCAGTTCATGATCGAGGAGCTGGCGGTCGGAGCACAGCATCGAATCCCATACGTCCATGTCCTCGTGAACAACTCGTATCTGGGGCTGATCAGGCAGGCGCAACTCGCCCTGGACATCGACTTCCAGGTCAACCTGGAGTTCGAGAACATCAACGCGCCGGAACTCGGCGCCTACGGTGTCGACCATGTGCGGGTCGCCGAGGGCTTGGGCTGCAAGGCCATCCGCGTCAGGGAGCCGGAGGAACTGCTGCCGGCGATGGAGAGGGCGAAGAAGCTGGCGGCCGAGCATCGGGTGCCGGTCGTGGTGGAGGCGATCCTGGAACGGGTCACCAATATCGCGATGAGCCGAACGGCGGACATCAGTGATGTGTCCGAGTTCGAGGAACTGGCCACGGAGGCCTGGCACGCGCCCACAGCGATCAAACCTCTGAAGGTGTGAGTGGGTTGTCCGACGGCCGGGCGGCCGGCCGGGCGGGGCGGTCGACGACGGGGCCGAAGGAGTGGACCTCGCCCCATTCAGGCCCGGGTGGCGGCTGCGTACCGGAAGGGCGAATGGCCATGGCTCAAGCGCCCTTTGCGACTTGGCGCTTCCTGACGATGCCCCACCGTGTGAACCCACTGCTCAGACGGTGGCTGCGGCCGGCTCCCGACGAACCGGCCGCCAAGATCGACCTCATCGGATTCGGCACCGTGGCCGCGGTGACCGTCTTCCGGCGTGTGTCGTCTTCCATCTGGTCACAAGCCAGTTCTGGAAACTTCCCTGACGGGCTGACGGGCTGACTGACCTGTGCCCGGCCGGCTGGGCCTGCTTGTCCCGCACCGGCGGTCCCGGTGCGGGGCAAGTCAAGCGGTACGCCGGTTCAGCCCTGGCAGATCCCGCGGGCGTAGTCGTACGTGGCCGTCGCCTGCGCGTACTTCCACTGCGGAGCCAGCAGCTCGACGTCGAGCTGCGCCGCCGCCGAGGGGCTCTCCACGATGTATCCGAAGTCCTGGAGCCAGGCCGGGTACAGGTTCTTGGAGCCGATGTAGAAGGCCGAGCCGTCCACCGACACCAGCTTGTGGTGCTGGGCGTACGGCTTGCCGTCGGCCCAGGTGGCGCTGTCCGCGTTGCGCGCCGATGCGAGCTGGAGATTGCCGCACATGGCCGCGTTCGCGCTCGCGCCGTCACCGGTGATCCGGGTCAGGCGGCCGCGCAGCACATCGCTGATCTCGTCGAGCGACTTGATCTGCGAGTAGCCGCCGCTGCCGACCGCTCCGCGGTTGGCCGGGTCGCTGACGACGATACGGACCTTCACTCCGGAGGCCAGCTTCGCGGCAAGCGCGTCGTACAGCCGGATGTCGTAGCGCGGCAGTGGCGGGCAGGTGGCGTTCATGTCCTGCTGGGCGATCTCGACATGGGTGGTCGCGCTACCGACCAGCGCGCGCAGGGCGCTCTCCTCCGGGTTGACCGTGTCGTAGTCACGGTCGGCGTTGGTGCGGTCGGGCAGGCCGACGCCGCACTCGGTGTCGGACGCGGTCGGCAGCTCGGGGCGGAACGCCGACGACGAGTCGCGGTCCTTGATGCCGACACCGAGTCCGCCGACGGCGATCACCGGGACGTCACCGGTCGGGCCCGGCTGCGTCGTACCGGTCAGTGTCGACATGCAGCCGCCGCCACCGGAGGAGGCGAACCACACCTTGGTGAGGTTGTTCTTGTTGCCGCAGGTCCAGGACCACAGTTGGTCCAGGTAGCGGCCGGCCGAACCCGCCGCCGGGCCGGTGAGGGCGAGGTCCACGTCGGACACCGGGTGAGTGGTGTCGAGGTAGTCGCCCTTCCAGTTGTTGATGCCACCGGTGATGGCGGACCTGCTGTCCACCACGAGCAGCTTGGAGTGGTTCCAGGACAGCCCGGTCTTGGAAGTCGTCATCGACGCCACGTTCAGCGTGATGTCGTCTGCGGCGTCGCCCAGCTTGGCGACCAACTGGTCGCGGTACTTCGACGGCAGCACGTTCAGGTGGTAGAGCGGCGCTGCCCCGACCAGGACCCGCACCTTGATCTTGTCGCCCGACCCGCGTTTCGCCGCGGCGGCCCTGAGTCCCGAGGCGATGGCCTCCTGGAAGTCCCCGTCGGGGAACGGAGCCAGCGTGGATATGTCCACCGTGCGGGTGGCCTGTGCGATGTTCGCCGCCATCTTCGTCAGCAGCCGCTGGGTCCCTGAGCGTTCGGTGCAGCCGGTGTCACCCCAGCAGCCCGGTGTCTGGAGCAGCCAGCCGGATGGGTCGTCGGCCGGGGCGTCCAGCCGATTGCCCGAGGTGCGTTCCCACACCTGGCCTTCGAGGCCGGGGGACACCTCACGCAGCGTCCGCTCGATGGCGTCGAGATGCGGGGTGGACGGTTCGGCCGCGAGGGCCGGAGCGGCGGTGGGGAGCGGCGATACGGTCGCGGCGAGTACCGCCGTGATGGCTGCGAGACGGGTCGAGCGGCGGAGCCGGGCAGAAGCCAAGGTCGCTTCCTTGTCGAGTAGTCGGGGGTGTCGCTCACGGCCGTGACATCAGGCACGGAGCTTGATCAACTCGACAGAAGTTACCAGTCGGGAACTTTCAGTGATGAATCCAGGGCACGGGCAAGCGCGCTCTCATTTGCTCGAAATGGCTTGAAAGCGCGGCGTCTTCTGGGACCGCGGCGGGGCGGTGGGCTTCTGCGTCGCTCCTTCCTTCAGGTCAGGAAGGGGACGTGGGGGCCCGTACCACCGCACTGGCTCGCACCCGCCGCGGTCCGGTCTTGGGGTTGTGTTTCCTCGGGTTGTGTTTCGTCCGGTTGTGTTCGCTCAGTCCTCGCGCAGAGCGTGGACCGCCTCCTCGACGCGCTTGCCGTAGTCCGCGTCGGCGGCGTGGAAGTGCGCCAGGTTCTTCTCGATCACATCGTCACGGGATACCTGCGACAGACCGCCCGCGATGTTCGCGACCAGGCGCTGCTTCTCCTCTTCCGACATCAACCGGTAGAGCTCCCCGGCCTGGAAGAAGTCGTCGTCCTTGGTGTGCGCCGGTGCGGCGTGGGTGCCGGTCCAGCCCGAGACGGCCAGCGGCGCCGACAGCGCGGTGTCCGTCTGGGTCGGCCCGGAGTGGGAGTTGGGCTCGTAGTTCCTGTCGTAGCGGGATCCGTTGCGGGTGGCCATGAATCCGTCCCGGCCGTAGTTGTCGGCGGTGCCGCCCGGGCAGCCTTGCGGGGAGTTCACCGGCAGTCGGGTGTGGTTGACACCGAGGCGGTAGCGGTGCGCGTCCGCGTAGGCGAACAGACGTCCCTGGAGCATCTTGTCCGGCGAAGGGCCGATTCCGGGAACGAAGTTGTTCGGCGAGAAGGCCGCCTGCTCGACCTCGGCGAAGATGTTGTCGGGGTTGCGGTCGAGCACCAGCCGGCCCACCCGCCGCAGCGGATGGTCGGCGTGCGGCCACACCTTGGTGAGATCGAACGGGTTGAAGCGGTAGTCCGCCGCTTCGGCGGCGGGCATGATCTGCACGTACAGCGTCCAGGACGGCTTCACGCCGCGCTCGATTGCCTGGAGCAGATCCGTCTGGTGGCTGGCGGGGTCCTGGCCCGCGAGCTCGGCCGCCTGTTCGGAGCTCAGGCAGCGGATGCCCTGGTCGGTCTTGAAGTGGTACTTGACGAAGAACGCCTCTCCCGCCGCGTTGGTCCACTGGTAGGTGTGCGAACCGTAGCCGTTCATGTGGCGGTACGACGCGGGTATGCCGCGGTCGCCCATCAGCCAGGTGATCTGGTGCGTTGCTTCGGGGGCGTGTGCCCAGAAGTCCCAGACGTTGTCCGGTTCCTGACGGCCCGTGAACGGGTCGCGCTTCTGGGAGTGGATGAAGTCGGGGAACTTGATCGGGTCCTTGATGAAGAACACCGGGGTGTTGTTCCCGACGAGGTCGTAGTTGCCCTCTGAGGTGTAGAACTTCAGCGCGAAGCCTCGCGGGTCGCGTACCGCGTCCGCGCCGCCGAGGGCGTCGGCGACGGTCGAGAAGCGGATGAACGTGTCGGTGCGCTTGCCCAC
This DNA window, taken from Streptomyces sp. SCSIO 30461, encodes the following:
- a CDS encoding phospholipase D-like domain-containing protein — translated: MASARLRRSTRLAAITAVLAATVSPLPTAAPALAAEPSTPHLDAIERTLREVSPGLEGQVWERTSGNRLDAPADDPSGWLLQTPGCWGDTGCTERSGTQRLLTKMAANIAQATRTVDISTLAPFPDGDFQEAIASGLRAAAAKRGSGDKIKVRVLVGAAPLYHLNVLPSKYRDQLVAKLGDAADDITLNVASMTTSKTGLSWNHSKLLVVDSRSAITGGINNWKGDYLDTTHPVSDVDLALTGPAAGSAGRYLDQLWSWTCGNKNNLTKVWFASSGGGGCMSTLTGTTQPGPTGDVPVIAVGGLGVGIKDRDSSSAFRPELPTASDTECGVGLPDRTNADRDYDTVNPEESALRALVGSATTHVEIAQQDMNATCPPLPRYDIRLYDALAAKLASGVKVRIVVSDPANRGAVGSGGYSQIKSLDEISDVLRGRLTRITGDGASANAAMCGNLQLASARNADSATWADGKPYAQHHKLVSVDGSAFYIGSKNLYPAWLQDFGYIVESPSAAAQLDVELLAPQWKYAQATATYDYARGICQG
- a CDS encoding catalase, whose translation is MSKRVLTTESGAPVADNQNSATAGAGGPLLLQDQHLLEKLARFNRERIPERVVHARGSGAYGHFEVTDDVTAYTRADFLSDVGKRTDTFIRFSTVADALGGADAVRDPRGFALKFYTSEGNYDLVGNNTPVFFIKDPIKFPDFIHSQKRDPFTGRQEPDNVWDFWAHAPEATHQITWLMGDRGIPASYRHMNGYGSHTYQWTNAAGEAFFVKYHFKTDQGIRCLSSEQAAELAGQDPASHQTDLLQAIERGVKPSWTLYVQIMPAAEAADYRFNPFDLTKVWPHADHPLRRVGRLVLDRNPDNIFAEVEQAAFSPNNFVPGIGPSPDKMLQGRLFAYADAHRYRLGVNHTRLPVNSPQGCPGGTADNYGRDGFMATRNGSRYDRNYEPNSHSGPTQTDTALSAPLAVSGWTGTHAAPAHTKDDDFFQAGELYRLMSEEEKQRLVANIAGGLSQVSRDDVIEKNLAHFHAADADYGKRVEEAVHALRED